One genomic segment of Bifidobacterium breve DSM 20213 = JCM 1192 includes these proteins:
- a CDS encoding PFL family protein, whose product MLNIMEVHETNQMIEQEKLDVRTITMGISLLDCATDNVDTTCNNIYRKITTYAKDLVSTGQAIERDYGIPIVNKRITVTPISLVGASSCKTSEDFVKIAHALDKAAKEVGVDLIGGYSALVSKAMTPAEELLIKSLPQALSETDIVCSSVNVGSTKTGIDMNAVELLGHIIKDISERTADNDSYGCVKFVAFCNVPDDNPFMAGGFHGVTEGDAVINVGVSGPGVVSRALDAAKGKDFEFLCETIKRTAFKITRVGQLVAQEASRRLGVPFGIIDLSLAPTPAVGDSVGEVLEKIGLEQVGAPGTTAALAMLNDQVKKGGIMASSYVGGLSGAFIPVSEDKNMIDAAASGCLTLEKLEAMTCVCSVGLDMIAIPGDTSASTISGLIADEAAIGMVNQKTTAVRVIPVAGKGVGEMANFGGLMGYAPIMPVNQTSCEAFVTRGGRIPAPIHSFKN is encoded by the coding sequence ATGCTGAATATCATGGAGGTCCACGAGACCAATCAGATGATCGAGCAGGAGAAGCTCGACGTCCGCACCATCACCATGGGCATCTCGTTGCTCGACTGTGCGACGGACAACGTCGACACGACTTGCAACAACATTTACCGCAAGATCACCACCTACGCCAAGGATCTCGTCTCCACCGGTCAGGCCATTGAGCGTGACTACGGCATCCCGATCGTCAATAAGCGCATCACCGTCACCCCGATTTCACTGGTGGGTGCCAGCTCCTGCAAGACGAGCGAGGATTTCGTCAAGATCGCGCATGCGCTGGATAAGGCGGCCAAGGAAGTCGGCGTCGACCTGATCGGCGGCTACTCCGCGCTCGTTTCCAAGGCCATGACCCCGGCTGAGGAACTGCTGATTAAGTCCCTGCCGCAGGCGCTTTCAGAGACCGACATCGTGTGCTCGTCTGTGAACGTCGGTTCCACCAAGACCGGCATCGACATGAACGCGGTCGAACTGCTCGGCCACATCATCAAGGACATCTCCGAGCGCACCGCCGACAACGACTCTTACGGCTGCGTCAAGTTCGTGGCGTTCTGCAACGTGCCTGACGACAACCCGTTCATGGCCGGTGGCTTCCACGGCGTTACCGAAGGCGACGCGGTCATCAACGTTGGTGTCTCCGGCCCCGGTGTGGTCTCCCGCGCACTCGATGCGGCCAAAGGCAAGGACTTCGAGTTCCTGTGCGAGACCATCAAGCGCACCGCGTTCAAGATCACGCGCGTGGGCCAGCTTGTGGCTCAGGAGGCTTCCCGCCGTCTTGGCGTGCCGTTCGGCATCATCGACCTTTCCCTCGCTCCGACCCCGGCCGTGGGCGACTCGGTGGGCGAAGTGCTTGAGAAGATAGGCCTCGAACAAGTTGGCGCTCCCGGCACCACTGCGGCCTTGGCCATGCTCAACGACCAGGTCAAGAAGGGCGGCATCATGGCGTCCTCCTACGTGGGCGGTCTGTCCGGTGCGTTCATCCCGGTCTCCGAAGACAAGAACATGATTGACGCTGCCGCCTCCGGTTGCTTGACCCTCGAGAAGCTTGAGGCCATGACCTGCGTATGCTCGGTGGGTCTTGACATGATCGCCATTCCGGGCGATACCTCTGCTTCCACCATCTCCGGCCTGATCGCCGACGAAGCCGCCATCGGCATGGTCAACCAGAAGACCACTGCCGTGCGTGTGATCCCTGTGGCGGGCAAGGGCGTTGGTGAAATGGCGAACTTCGGCGGCCTGATGGGCTACGCGCCCATCATGCCGGTCAACCAGACCAGCTGCGAGGCCTTCGTGACTCGTGGCGGTCGCATTCCCGCTCCGATTCACAGCTTCAAGAACTGA
- a CDS encoding DNA-directed RNA polymerase subunit beta' translates to MLDVNAFDKLRIGLATADDIRGWSHGEVKKPETINYRTLKPEKDGLFGEQIFGPTRDWECACGKYKRVRFKGIVCERCGVEVTRSRVRRERMGHIELAAPVTHIWFFKGVPSRLGYLLNVTPKDLERVIYFASYMVTEVNEDERHNDLPGLQDEFDAEIKRLEQRRDTEIEARAKKVEEDLAALEETGEAKGPARAKLRNGAEREMTAIRTRYNDQIARVDAVFDKFKKLKPGDMVDDVDLWREMQDRYGDYFDGCMGAEAIKKRLQSLDLEAISKELREEIKDASEQRKTKALKRLKVVNAFLTTGNKPEAMVLDVIPVIPPDLRPMVQLDGGRFATSDLNDLYRRVINRNNRLKRLIELGAPEIMLNNEKRMLQEAVDSLFDNGRRGRPVTGASNRPLKSLSDMLKGKQGRFRQNLLGKRVDYSGRSVIVVGPSLRMHQCGLPKPMALELFKPFVIKRLVDLNYAQNMKSAKRLVDRGDSEVWGVLEEVISEHPVLLNRAPTLHRLGIQAFEPILVEGKAIHLPPLACAAFNADFDGDQMAVHLPLSAEAQAEARSLMMASDNILKPADGHTVTMPSQDMILGLYYLSTVLEGAKGQGRVFSSLEEAEMALDRHEIDMQAKVLIRLPETFVLPKNWEPGEVKVLAPRDGETDTAKEERFHDGTVLFATSYGRILFNETLPTDYPFVNDQVAKGRLSKIVDDIAMRYSTQQVAATLDALKDLGFTRAPWSGVSFAFSDVNEPPERDEKIAEYEAKADKVNANYEMGLLTEEARRQELIDLWTECTSEVSKEVEDKFDPTSNLAIIVQSGARGNMMQINQIAGMRGLVANPKGEIIPRPVKSNYRDGLSVLEYFISQHGARKGLADTALRTAESGYLTRRLVDVSQDVIVREEDCGTKAGLPIRVADRDADGNLVLVKAADGGPYSRLLAADVIDPADGKTVLYKRDDALSMDVLNDLVAHGVEEVKCRSVLTCESKRGVCSKCYGWSLATNKLVDVGETVGIVAAQSIGEPGTQLTLRSFHSGGVAAASDITQGLPRVTELFEARTPKGEAPITEFAGTIKIVENDRGRQIILSPDADSGAPTEDGAIKPITYQVSKRVPLKVADGDHIKVGTQLVEGSVDPKKILTILGKRAAQVNIVEEVHTVYRSQGVDIHDKHIEVIVHQMTRRVTIIDSGDTDLLPGELVDNARFREINRNTVKNGGKPAVGRPALMGITKASLATDSWLSAASFQETTRVLTEAALSEKVDDLKGLKENVIIGKLIPAGTGLARYRNAVVEPDKAIRDTIYPNFGLGGDGDLGDTTFSDADLSDLNFSNLEFGDLKLGDDFNPDDFYSDQGGQGDIEE, encoded by the coding sequence GTGCTGGACGTCAACGCATTTGACAAGCTTCGTATCGGCCTGGCCACCGCCGACGATATCCGCGGCTGGAGCCACGGCGAGGTCAAGAAGCCTGAAACCATCAACTACCGTACTCTGAAGCCGGAGAAGGATGGTCTGTTCGGTGAGCAGATCTTCGGTCCTACCCGCGATTGGGAGTGCGCCTGCGGTAAGTACAAGCGCGTGCGCTTCAAGGGCATCGTCTGCGAGCGATGCGGCGTTGAAGTGACCCGTAGCCGCGTGCGCCGTGAGCGCATGGGCCACATCGAGCTCGCCGCTCCGGTGACTCACATTTGGTTCTTCAAGGGTGTGCCCTCTCGCCTGGGCTACCTGCTGAACGTCACCCCGAAGGATCTGGAGCGCGTCATCTACTTCGCCTCCTACATGGTCACCGAGGTGAACGAGGACGAGCGCCACAACGATCTGCCCGGTCTGCAGGACGAGTTCGATGCCGAGATCAAGCGTCTTGAGCAGCGTCGTGACACCGAGATCGAGGCTCGAGCCAAGAAGGTTGAGGAGGACCTCGCCGCTCTCGAGGAGACCGGCGAAGCCAAGGGCCCGGCTCGTGCCAAGCTGCGCAATGGTGCCGAGCGCGAGATGACTGCCATCCGCACCCGCTATAACGATCAGATCGCCCGCGTGGACGCCGTCTTCGACAAGTTCAAGAAGCTCAAGCCCGGCGACATGGTCGACGATGTGGATCTGTGGCGTGAGATGCAGGACCGCTATGGCGATTACTTCGACGGCTGCATGGGCGCCGAAGCTATCAAGAAGCGTCTGCAGTCCCTCGACCTCGAAGCCATTTCCAAGGAACTGCGCGAAGAGATCAAGGACGCTTCCGAGCAGCGCAAGACCAAGGCGCTGAAGCGCCTCAAGGTCGTCAACGCCTTCCTGACCACCGGCAACAAGCCGGAAGCCATGGTGCTCGACGTGATTCCGGTCATCCCGCCGGACCTGCGCCCGATGGTGCAGCTCGACGGTGGCCGCTTCGCCACCTCCGATCTCAACGACCTCTACCGTCGTGTGATCAACCGTAACAACCGTCTGAAGCGCCTCATTGAGCTCGGTGCTCCTGAGATCATGCTCAACAACGAGAAGCGCATGCTTCAGGAAGCCGTCGACTCCCTGTTCGACAACGGCCGTCGTGGTCGCCCGGTCACCGGTGCCTCCAACCGTCCGCTCAAGTCCCTGTCCGACATGCTCAAGGGCAAGCAGGGCCGCTTCCGTCAGAACCTGCTCGGTAAGCGAGTCGACTACTCCGGTCGTTCCGTGATCGTGGTTGGTCCGTCCCTGCGCATGCACCAGTGCGGTCTGCCGAAGCCGATGGCTCTCGAGCTGTTCAAGCCGTTTGTGATCAAGCGTCTGGTTGACCTCAACTACGCACAGAACATGAAGTCCGCCAAGCGTCTTGTGGACCGTGGCGACTCCGAGGTGTGGGGCGTGCTCGAGGAGGTCATCTCCGAGCACCCGGTGCTGCTCAACCGTGCACCTACGCTGCACCGTCTGGGTATCCAGGCCTTCGAGCCGATTCTGGTGGAGGGCAAGGCCATCCACCTGCCGCCTCTGGCCTGCGCCGCCTTCAACGCCGACTTCGATGGTGATCAGATGGCAGTCCACCTGCCGCTGAGCGCCGAAGCCCAGGCTGAGGCCCGCTCGCTGATGATGGCTTCCGACAACATCCTGAAGCCGGCCGATGGCCACACCGTGACCATGCCTTCTCAGGACATGATCCTCGGTCTGTACTACCTGTCCACCGTGCTGGAAGGCGCCAAGGGCCAGGGCCGCGTGTTCTCCTCGCTGGAAGAGGCCGAAATGGCCCTCGACCGCCACGAGATCGACATGCAGGCCAAGGTGCTCATCCGCCTGCCTGAGACCTTCGTGCTGCCGAAGAACTGGGAGCCCGGCGAGGTCAAGGTGCTCGCCCCGCGCGACGGCGAGACCGACACCGCCAAGGAAGAGCGCTTCCACGACGGCACCGTGCTGTTCGCCACCTCTTACGGCCGTATCCTGTTCAACGAGACCCTGCCGACCGACTACCCGTTCGTTAACGATCAGGTGGCCAAGGGCCGCCTGTCCAAGATCGTCGATGACATCGCCATGCGTTACTCCACCCAGCAGGTGGCCGCCACGCTGGATGCCCTCAAGGATCTCGGCTTCACCCGCGCCCCTTGGTCCGGTGTGTCCTTCGCCTTCTCCGACGTGAACGAGCCGCCGGAGCGCGACGAGAAGATCGCCGAGTACGAGGCCAAGGCCGACAAGGTCAACGCCAACTACGAGATGGGTCTGTTGACCGAGGAAGCCCGCCGTCAGGAGCTCATTGACCTGTGGACCGAGTGCACCTCCGAGGTGTCCAAGGAAGTCGAGGACAAGTTCGACCCGACCTCCAACCTGGCCATCATCGTGCAGTCTGGTGCACGAGGCAACATGATGCAGATCAACCAGATTGCTGGTATGCGAGGCCTCGTGGCTAACCCGAAGGGTGAGATTATTCCTCGTCCTGTGAAGTCCAACTACCGTGACGGCCTGTCCGTGCTGGAGTACTTCATCTCCCAGCACGGTGCACGTAAGGGTCTGGCTGATACCGCACTGCGTACCGCAGAGTCTGGTTATCTGACCCGTCGTCTGGTCGACGTCTCCCAGGACGTCATCGTGCGCGAAGAGGACTGTGGCACCAAGGCCGGTCTGCCGATTCGCGTGGCCGACCGTGACGCCGATGGCAACCTGGTGCTCGTTAAGGCCGCCGATGGTGGTCCGTACTCCCGTCTGCTCGCTGCCGATGTCATTGACCCGGCTGACGGCAAGACCGTGCTGTACAAGCGTGACGATGCCCTGTCCATGGACGTGCTCAACGACCTCGTGGCCCATGGCGTAGAGGAAGTCAAGTGCCGTTCCGTGCTGACCTGCGAGTCCAAGCGCGGTGTGTGCTCCAAGTGCTATGGCTGGTCGCTGGCCACCAACAAGCTGGTCGACGTTGGCGAGACCGTTGGTATCGTCGCCGCCCAGTCCATCGGTGAGCCTGGTACCCAGCTGACGCTGCGTTCCTTCCACTCCGGTGGTGTGGCTGCGGCTTCCGATATCACTCAGGGTCTTCCCCGTGTTACCGAGCTTTTCGAGGCCCGTACCCCGAAGGGTGAGGCCCCGATTACCGAGTTCGCCGGCACCATCAAGATTGTGGAGAACGATCGCGGTCGCCAGATCATCCTGAGCCCGGATGCTGATTCCGGCGCTCCGACCGAGGACGGCGCCATCAAGCCGATTACCTACCAGGTCTCCAAGCGTGTGCCGCTCAAGGTTGCCGATGGCGACCACATCAAGGTTGGCACCCAGCTGGTCGAGGGTTCTGTGGATCCGAAGAAGATCCTCACCATTCTCGGCAAGCGTGCTGCTCAGGTGAACATCGTGGAGGAAGTGCACACCGTGTACCGCTCCCAGGGTGTGGATATCCACGACAAGCACATCGAGGTCATCGTGCACCAGATGACCCGCCGCGTGACCATCATCGACTCCGGCGACACCGATCTGCTGCCGGGTGAGCTGGTGGACAACGCCCGCTTCCGCGAGATCAACCGCAATACCGTGAAGAACGGTGGCAAGCCGGCTGTTGGCCGTCCGGCGCTGATGGGTATCACCAAGGCGTCTCTGGCCACCGATTCCTGGCTGTCCGCCGCCTCCTTCCAGGAGACCACCCGCGTGCTCACCGAAGCCGCGCTCTCCGAGAAGGTCGATGACCTCAAGGGCCTCAAGGAGAACGTCATCATTGGTAAGCTCATCCCGGCCGGTACGGGTCTTGCCCGTTACCGCAACGCTGTGGTTGAGCCTGACAAGGCCATCCGCGACACCATCTACCCGAACTTCGGTCTGGGTGGCGATGGTGATCTTGGCGACACGACCTTCTCTGACGCCGACCTGTCTGACCTGAACTTCTCGAACCTCGAGTTCGGCGATCTGAAGCTCGGCGATGACTTCAACCCGGATGATTTCTATTCCGATCAGGGTGGTCAGGGCGACATCGAGGAGTAA
- a CDS encoding tRNA (cytidine(34)-2'-O)-methyltransferase, which produces MTNEAEQNSQNAQNPETKVEKMFEYGYRKSNYGPDELVTDAHGNPISVVDAMLSAEKAATTETVTPHLCYYSPRIPGNTGSAIRLCAVTGTILHLVEPLGFNLRDTKLRRAGLDYHDMAHVVLHPNFDNLVESMPNSRIIAFTAHATKLYTEVEYKPTDILLFGPEPGDIPDPMDIMEGPHVAEQVRLPMRPSLRSLNLTNCASIAIYEAWRQLNFKGGA; this is translated from the coding sequence ATGACGAACGAGGCAGAACAGAATTCGCAGAACGCGCAGAATCCCGAAACAAAAGTCGAGAAGATGTTCGAGTACGGGTACCGTAAATCGAATTACGGACCGGACGAACTCGTAACCGACGCGCATGGCAACCCCATCTCCGTGGTGGACGCGATGCTCTCAGCTGAAAAGGCCGCCACCACCGAAACCGTAACACCGCACCTGTGCTACTACTCACCGCGTATTCCCGGCAACACCGGCTCGGCCATCCGCCTGTGCGCGGTGACCGGCACCATCCTGCATTTGGTGGAGCCGTTGGGTTTCAACCTGCGCGACACCAAGCTGCGCCGAGCAGGCCTCGACTACCACGACATGGCCCACGTGGTGCTGCATCCGAATTTCGACAACCTGGTGGAGTCCATGCCCAATTCGCGCATCATCGCGTTCACCGCACATGCCACCAAGCTGTACACCGAAGTGGAATACAAGCCGACCGACATCCTGCTGTTCGGCCCCGAGCCCGGCGACATCCCCGACCCGATGGACATCATGGAAGGCCCGCACGTGGCCGAGCAGGTGCGACTGCCCATGCGCCCGTCCTTGCGCTCCCTAAACCTCACCAACTGCGCATCCATCGCCATCTACGAAGCCTGGCGCCAACTGAATTTCAAGGGCGGAGCGTGA
- a CDS encoding HhH-GPD family protein: MNDTAISLRLGAWWEANARDLPWRFGRATPWGVLVSEVMSQQTQMSRVVPYWNDWMARWPDARALAAAPKADVITAWGRLGYPRRALRLQECARVVAEEYGDELPRTYDELVALPGIGDYTASAVLSFAFGERIAVIDTNIRRVLSRVFLGTESRGGAASPVERALANRMLPQDRVCGDGADCTDHAYRSGEHTFLQRSEPPSVTWNQSVMELGAVVCTAKTPLCEICPIADDCAFLKAGRPGLGERRTRPRQRFQGTDRQVRGLVLAALRALPANDTLARVDAENLWKDQVQLDSCIASLDDDGLIEILENGALRLPHD, encoded by the coding sequence ATGAACGACACAGCAATTTCTTTACGGCTCGGCGCATGGTGGGAGGCCAATGCGCGTGACTTGCCATGGCGCTTCGGACGGGCCACGCCGTGGGGCGTGCTGGTCAGTGAGGTGATGAGCCAGCAGACGCAGATGAGTCGTGTGGTGCCGTATTGGAACGATTGGATGGCGCGCTGGCCTGACGCCCGTGCTCTTGCCGCAGCACCTAAAGCCGATGTGATCACCGCATGGGGCCGGCTTGGCTATCCTCGCCGTGCGCTGCGATTGCAGGAATGCGCCCGCGTGGTGGCGGAAGAATATGGCGATGAGCTGCCTCGCACCTACGACGAGCTCGTCGCTCTGCCCGGTATCGGCGACTACACTGCCTCCGCCGTGCTGAGCTTTGCATTCGGTGAGCGCATTGCGGTGATCGATACGAATATTCGCCGCGTGCTGAGCCGCGTATTCCTCGGCACCGAATCTCGCGGGGGAGCGGCGAGCCCGGTCGAACGCGCGCTCGCCAACCGCATGTTGCCCCAAGACAGGGTTTGTGGGGACGGTGCCGATTGCACGGACCATGCATACCGATCCGGCGAACACACTTTCCTGCAGCGCAGCGAACCTCCATCGGTCACGTGGAATCAGTCGGTGATGGAATTGGGCGCGGTGGTTTGCACGGCCAAGACGCCGTTATGCGAGATTTGCCCGATTGCGGATGATTGTGCATTTCTCAAAGCCGGCCGCCCCGGACTGGGGGAGCGCCGCACCCGCCCGCGGCAGCGATTCCAAGGCACTGATCGTCAGGTGCGCGGACTGGTGCTTGCGGCGTTGCGCGCATTGCCGGCGAATGACACGCTTGCCAGAGTGGATGCCGAAAACCTATGGAAAGACCAGGTTCAGCTCGACTCCTGCATCGCGAGCCTTGACGATGACGGGTTGATCGAGATTCTGGAGAATGGTGCCCTTCGTCTGCCCCACGACTGA
- a CDS encoding ACT domain-containing protein, protein MNKAIITVVGQDTVGIIARVCTYLSEHNVNVLDISQTIIDGYLNMMMIVDYANADKDFGAMVGNLEDLGDDIGVRIRCQREEIFTKMHRI, encoded by the coding sequence TCGGTCAGGATACCGTCGGCATCATCGCGCGCGTCTGCACCTATCTGTCCGAGCATAACGTCAACGTGCTTGATATTTCGCAGACCATCATCGACGGATATCTCAACATGATGATGATTGTCGACTATGCCAATGCGGACAAGGACTTTGGTGCCATGGTCGGCAACCTTGAGGATCTTGGCGACGACATCGGCGTGCGTATCCGCTGCCAGCGTGAAGAGATCTTCACCAAGATGCACCGTATCTGA
- the rpoB gene encoding DNA-directed RNA polymerase subunit beta: MATESTTNTTTIIARADQHDIDLHKASDRVNFGSIKEPIDVPYLLGVQTDSFDWLIGNERWKARVEEDEKNGTNTVAHTSGLDEVFNEISPIENFAQTMSLTFSDPYFEEPRHTVQECKEKDYTYSAPLYVNAEFENGDTGEIKSQTVFMGDFPLQTPHGTFIIGGTERVIVSQLVRSPGVYFDRQQDRTSDKEVFGAKIIPSRGAWLEFEVDKKDQPQVRVDRKRKQSAIVFLMAIGMTKSEIAKAFKDYPLVLDALEKETLETQDEALVDLYRKIRPADTPTPEAGKNLLDSFYFNTKRYDLARVGRYKINRKLGVEADFNDRSLHQEDIIATIKYLVALHDGAATFPGKRNGEDVDLRVDVDDIDHFGNRRIRQVGELVQNQLRTGLSRMERVVRERMTTQDAEAITPQSLINIRPVNATIKEFFGTSQLSQFMDQNNPLSGVTNKRRLSALGPGGLSRDRASMEVRDVHPSHFGRMCPIESPEGPNIGLIGSLATFGRVNPFGFIETPYRKVVNGHVTDEVEYMTADRDLDHVIAQANQELDENGNFVSKSALARVGEEEAVDVPVSSVDYMDVSPRQMVSLGASLIPFLEHDEGHRALMGTNMQRQAVPLIESERPLVGTGSEWRAANDSGDVIKADKDGVVTYVSADLIRVMNDDGTTSSYKLAKFQRSNQTTCYNQRPIIHDGERVEAGSVLADGPAIQKGDLALGKNLLIAFMPWNGYNYEDAVIISQRLVQDDTLSSIHIEEYEIDARETKLGAEEITRDLPNVGEDAVANLDERGIIRIGAEVEAGDILVGKVTPKGETELTPEERLLRAIFGEKSREVRDTSLRVPHGETGTVIGVKEITREDAEEDGDELPNGVNQMIRVYIAQHRKITVGDKLSGRHGNKGCISRILPEEDMPFLADGTPVDIMLNPLGVPSRMNLGQVLELHLGWIAHSGWDISLDPNLEAEWKKLIPSGAEKAEPNTPVATPVFDGVKPEVLRGLLSTTLPNRDGDRLVGPDGKATLFDGRTGEPYTKQISVGYMYMLKLHHLVDDKIHARSTGPYSMITQQPLGGKAQFGGQRFGEMEVWALEAYGAAYTLHEMMTTKSDDVDGRVRVYGAIVKGDNLPPAGIPESFKVLLKEMQSLSLNVEVLNAEGVAIDMKDEEDDPVSSADDLGFNIGARPDAAAKEDQKAEEPEYQ; the protein is encoded by the coding sequence TTGGCTACTGAGTCTACGACGAACACCACCACCATCATCGCACGCGCCGACCAGCATGATATTGACCTGCACAAGGCGTCGGATCGCGTGAACTTCGGTTCCATCAAGGAACCCATCGATGTGCCCTACCTGCTGGGCGTGCAGACCGACAGCTTCGATTGGCTGATCGGCAACGAACGCTGGAAGGCGCGCGTCGAGGAGGACGAAAAGAACGGCACTAACACCGTGGCCCACACCTCCGGCCTCGATGAGGTCTTCAACGAGATCTCTCCGATCGAGAACTTCGCTCAGACCATGAGCCTGACCTTCTCCGATCCGTACTTCGAAGAGCCGCGTCACACCGTGCAGGAATGCAAGGAGAAGGATTACACCTACTCCGCACCGCTGTACGTGAACGCCGAGTTCGAGAACGGCGACACCGGCGAGATCAAGTCCCAGACCGTGTTCATGGGTGACTTCCCGCTGCAGACCCCGCACGGCACCTTTATCATCGGCGGCACCGAGCGAGTCATCGTCTCCCAGCTCGTGCGCTCCCCGGGCGTCTACTTCGATCGTCAGCAGGACCGTACTTCCGACAAGGAAGTCTTCGGCGCGAAGATTATCCCGTCCCGCGGCGCATGGCTTGAGTTCGAGGTCGATAAGAAGGATCAGCCGCAGGTGCGCGTGGACCGCAAGCGCAAGCAGTCCGCCATCGTGTTCCTCATGGCCATCGGCATGACCAAGTCCGAGATCGCCAAGGCCTTCAAGGACTACCCGCTGGTGCTCGATGCACTCGAGAAGGAAACCCTCGAGACCCAGGACGAGGCCCTTGTTGACCTCTACCGCAAGATTCGTCCGGCTGACACCCCGACCCCCGAGGCCGGCAAGAACCTGTTGGACTCCTTCTACTTCAACACCAAGCGTTACGATCTGGCCCGCGTCGGCCGTTACAAGATCAACCGCAAGCTGGGCGTTGAGGCCGACTTCAACGATCGTTCCCTCCACCAGGAGGACATCATCGCCACCATCAAGTACTTGGTGGCCCTGCACGATGGTGCTGCGACCTTCCCGGGCAAGCGCAACGGCGAAGATGTTGACCTGCGCGTGGACGTTGACGATATCGACCACTTCGGCAACCGTCGTATCCGTCAGGTCGGTGAGCTGGTCCAGAACCAGCTGCGTACCGGTCTGTCCCGTATGGAGCGCGTGGTACGCGAGCGTATGACCACTCAGGACGCCGAGGCCATCACCCCGCAGTCCCTGATCAACATCCGCCCGGTGAACGCCACCATCAAGGAGTTCTTCGGCACCTCCCAGCTCTCCCAGTTCATGGACCAGAACAACCCGCTGTCCGGTGTGACGAACAAGCGTCGTCTCTCCGCTTTGGGCCCCGGCGGTCTGTCCCGCGATCGCGCCTCCATGGAGGTCCGCGACGTGCACCCGTCCCACTTTGGCCGTATGTGCCCGATCGAGTCTCCTGAAGGCCCGAACATCGGTCTGATTGGTTCTCTGGCAACCTTCGGCCGCGTCAACCCGTTCGGCTTCATCGAGACCCCGTACCGCAAGGTCGTCAACGGCCACGTGACCGACGAGGTCGAGTACATGACCGCTGACCGTGATCTCGACCACGTCATCGCCCAGGCCAACCAGGAACTTGACGAGAACGGCAACTTCGTCTCCAAGTCCGCCCTTGCCCGAGTCGGCGAGGAAGAGGCAGTCGATGTGCCGGTGAGCTCCGTGGATTACATGGATGTCTCCCCGCGTCAGATGGTCTCCCTCGGTGCCTCCCTGATTCCGTTCCTGGAGCATGATGAGGGCCACCGTGCACTGATGGGTACCAACATGCAGCGTCAGGCCGTGCCGCTGATCGAATCCGAGCGCCCGCTGGTGGGTACCGGTTCCGAATGGCGCGCCGCCAACGATTCCGGCGACGTCATCAAGGCCGACAAAGACGGTGTGGTCACCTACGTGTCCGCCGACCTGATCCGTGTGATGAACGACGACGGCACCACCAGCTCCTACAAGCTGGCTAAGTTCCAGCGTTCCAACCAGACCACCTGCTACAATCAGCGCCCGATCATCCACGATGGCGAGCGTGTGGAGGCCGGCTCGGTGCTGGCCGATGGTCCTGCCATCCAGAAGGGCGACCTGGCCCTAGGCAAGAACCTGCTCATCGCCTTCATGCCGTGGAACGGCTACAACTACGAGGATGCTGTGATCATCTCCCAGCGCCTCGTGCAGGACGACACCCTCTCCTCCATCCACATCGAGGAGTACGAGATTGACGCCCGCGAAACCAAGCTGGGCGCCGAAGAGATTACCCGCGACCTGCCGAACGTCGGCGAGGACGCTGTGGCCAACCTTGATGAGCGCGGCATCATCCGCATCGGCGCCGAGGTCGAGGCCGGCGACATTCTGGTCGGTAAGGTCACCCCGAAGGGTGAGACCGAGCTGACCCCGGAGGAGCGCCTGCTGCGTGCCATCTTCGGCGAGAAGTCCCGCGAGGTGCGTGACACCTCCCTGCGTGTGCCCCACGGCGAGACCGGTACGGTCATCGGCGTCAAGGAGATTACCCGCGAGGATGCCGAGGAGGACGGCGACGAGCTGCCCAACGGCGTCAACCAGATGATCCGCGTCTACATCGCCCAGCACCGTAAGATCACGGTGGGCGACAAGCTCTCCGGCCGCCATGGCAACAAGGGCTGCATCTCCCGCATCCTGCCGGAAGAGGATATGCCGTTCCTTGCCGACGGTACTCCGGTCGACATCATGTTGAACCCGCTGGGTGTGCCTTCCCGAATGAACCTCGGTCAGGTGCTTGAGCTGCACCTCGGCTGGATTGCTCACTCCGGTTGGGACATCTCTTTGGATCCGAATCTGGAAGCCGAGTGGAAGAAGCTGATTCCGTCCGGTGCCGAGAAGGCCGAGCCGAACACCCCGGTCGCCACCCCGGTGTTCGACGGTGTCAAGCCGGAAGTCCTGAGGGGTCTGCTGTCCACCACGCTGCCGAACCGTGACGGCGACCGTCTCGTGGGCCCCGACGGCAAGGCGACTCTGTTCGACGGCCGCACCGGTGAGCCGTACACCAAGCAGATTTCCGTGGGCTACATGTACATGCTGAAGCTGCACCACCTGGTCGACGACAAGATTCACGCCCGCTCCACCGGCCCGTACTCCATGATCACCCAGCAGCCGCTCGGTGGTAAGGCCCAGTTCGGTGGCCAGCGCTTCGGCGAGATGGAGGTGTGGGCCCTCGAGGCCTACGGTGCCGCCTACACGCTGCACGAAATGATGACCACCAAATCCGATGACGTCGACGGCCGCGTGCGCGTCTACGGCGCCATCGTCAAGGGCGATAACCTGCCGCCGGCAGGCATCCCTGAGTCGTTCAAGGTGCTCCTGAAGGAAATGCAGTCCCTGTCCCTGAACGTCGAGGTGCTCAACGCCGAAGGCGTGGCCATCGACATGAAGGACGAGGAAGACGATCCGGTGAGTTCCGCCGACGATCTCGGCTTCAACATTGGTGCCCGCCCCGACGCGGCCGCCAAGGAAGACCAGAAGGCCGAAGAACCCGAATACCAGTGA